The Epilithonimonas zeae genome contains the following window.
CGTTGTTCCCTTTCCTACTTCGCTTTCTACACCTATTTTGCCACCGTGATTTTTAATGATGTCAGCACAGATATATAAACCTAAACCCAGGCCGGAGAATTTCTGTCCTTGGTAATTGGTTCTGTAATAACGTTCAAAGAGATGTCCTATTTTATCTTCCGGGATACCCGGTCCCTGATCTCTTACACTAAACTTCACTTCTTTTTTATGCAATACCTCAGCTTTGATCAATATATCGGATTCTGGAGCATATTTGATGGCATTATTGATAAAATTAACCATGACCTGACCGATTTGCTGATGATCTGCAATCACCTCCTGATCCACATCGCCTTCAAAAGTGATTTTTTGATCCGTATTCTGAGCGAAGTTTGAACAACAGTCTTCAAAAAGCTCTGAAATAATAAATGACTGCTTATTAAGCTTCAGTTGGCCATGATCCATTCTGCTTGTATCCAATAAACCATCAATCAGCTTTGTAAGCTTATCAAGACTTTTAACGGACTGCTCAAGAAGTCTTGCTCTGGTATCTGCAGATAGTGAAGTCGTAGCTCTTTGAAGTAGCTGCAAAGAAGCTTTCAGAGCAGTCACCGGTGTCTTCAGCTCGTGGCTGGCAATGCTGATAAAATCGTCTTTTCCCTGTGAGGCCAATCGCCTCGCTGTAACATCCATAAAAGTTCCAATGCCACCTATCAAATTACCTGCACTGTCAAACATTGGCGCCGCATTAATAGAAAGATAGAATTTATCCCTGTCAGGCGGCTGAACAGCAATTTCATAATCAAATACCGGCTTTTTTGTAGTCATCATAATAGCCATAGGATGCTCTTCCGGAGGTAATGGCGTGCCGTCAATACGAAGATTCTGCCATAGAGCGTCATAGTAAGTTCGTTTTTTGATCTCACTTTCCTTAAGCCCCAATATCTGCTGAGCCATAGGATTAGCATAAACCATCTGTCCGGTCGCATCAGTTACGCCAACACCTTCTGCCATGGTTTCCAGTATTGCTCTTAAGCGCTGTTCGCTATTACGGAGACTTTCCTCCAATTTAATCTTTTCCCTAATGGTATTCTCCAGCTTTTGATTAGCTACAATCTGTGTTGTGACTTCAAGCGCCATATCTATCACACCTGTAACGACACCGTTCTCAACATAAGGTGTATAACTGAAGTTAAAGTAACCTTGTTCAAGCTGACCATTTCTATTAAGGGTTACGGGATTAGCTTCATCCGAATGTCTTAAGCCTTTTTCATAGGTATCAACTAGCATATTCGCAGCTCTCTGGCCTTTGAGTTCTGGAAGTTCTTCGAAAAGCGGTTTACCAACAATAGATACATCCTTGCCAATTAGCTCCAGCATCGTTACGTTAATCATTGTGACAATATAATCATCACCCTTTACCAGCATCATCGCTACAGGAGCCTGCATAATCAGATCCCGAAAACTCATCTCACTGGTGGTAAGCTTTTCGTTCAGTTTAACAATGGTGTCGTTCAGATTTTGAAGATCATTATTGATGCCGCTTAGACTTTTGTTTTTCAGGCTAAGATCGGAAATATCATTTTCTTGTACCTTTTTATCAAGTAACAGATGAAAGTTTTCCTGCTTCAACTGATCATTAAGAAAATAAATCTGCCGGTTAGCATTGTCAAGCTGTTTGTTCGTTGCAACATATTCTTTGTTAATGGTTGCTAAATCCTCATTGCTGGATCGCAACTCTTCATTTAAGGAATTGAGACCTTCACTGGCAACCCTCAATTGATCTTCTCGATCCTGAACGAGTTCCCAGGCTTTCTGTCTCTCTGTAACATTGGTGGCCGTATGTAGTATGCAGTACACTTCACCCTCTTTATTTTTAATAGGCTTATAAGTAAAATCAAAGAAGGAGGTAATCATTTTGCCATTGATTTCTAAAGTGGCAGCTGTGTTGTGCGCTTCGTACACTTCGCCTGTACGCCATACATTTTTGAGAAGCTGTGTAAATGGCTGCCCTTCCATTTCAGGCAAAGCATCTTCAAACCTTTTTCCGCGAACAGATTCATCTTTACCCCAGATTTCCAGCATAGCATCGTTAGCAAACTGTATATTGATTTCCTCACCTGTATAAATAGCGGTAGCATCATTCGATTGTTTAAGGATCTCGAACAATGCATCGGTGCCTAAAGCAGAAAAAAAATTAATCATGTTCAAAAATTATATCGTGAGTTTCGAATTCTTAGGCTAAATATCGGGCAATTTTTTTCTCCAGATACTCAATATCAAATGGCTTCTTAATATAATCATCAGCCCCAGAATGCTCCTTGTATTTTTTGATTTCATTGCTTGCGCTGACATACAAAATCGGAATATTCCTGAATCGATCGTGTTCTCTCAATAATTTTACAGCTTCCAATCCGCCGATATTGGGAATATGATGGTCCATTAGAATAAGATCTGGGAGAAAGTCGGTAACATCCTTGAT
Protein-coding sequences here:
- a CDS encoding ATP-binding protein; amino-acid sequence: MINFFSALGTDALFEILKQSNDATAIYTGEEINIQFANDAMLEIWGKDESVRGKRFEDALPEMEGQPFTQLLKNVWRTGEVYEAHNTAATLEINGKMITSFFDFTYKPIKNKEGEVYCILHTATNVTERQKAWELVQDREDQLRVASEGLNSLNEELRSSNEDLATINKEYVATNKQLDNANRQIYFLNDQLKQENFHLLLDKKVQENDISDLSLKNKSLSGINNDLQNLNDTIVKLNEKLTTSEMSFRDLIMQAPVAMMLVKGDDYIVTMINVTMLELIGKDVSIVGKPLFEELPELKGQRAANMLVDTYEKGLRHSDEANPVTLNRNGQLEQGYFNFSYTPYVENGVVTGVIDMALEVTTQIVANQKLENTIREKIKLEESLRNSEQRLRAILETMAEGVGVTDATGQMVYANPMAQQILGLKESEIKKRTYYDALWQNLRIDGTPLPPEEHPMAIMMTTKKPVFDYEIAVQPPDRDKFYLSINAAPMFDSAGNLIGGIGTFMDVTARRLASQGKDDFISIASHELKTPVTALKASLQLLQRATTSLSADTRARLLEQSVKSLDKLTKLIDGLLDTSRMDHGQLKLNKQSFIISELFEDCCSNFAQNTDQKITFEGDVDQEVIADHQQIGQVMVNFINNAIKYAPESDILIKAEVLHKKEVKFSVRDQGPGIPEDKIGHLFERYYRTNYQGQKFSGLGLGLYICADIIKNHGGKIGVESEVGKGTTFWFILPL
- a CDS encoding response regulator translates to MAKRILIFDDDEAILDVLQLVLSGVGYDIVVSNTSNQVIKDVTDFLPDLILMDHHIPNIGGLEAVKLLREHDRFRNIPILYVSASNEIKKYKEHSGADDYIKKPFDIEYLEKKIARYLA